The following are encoded together in the Daucus carota subsp. sativus chromosome 5, DH1 v3.0, whole genome shotgun sequence genome:
- the LOC108222797 gene encoding uncharacterized protein LOC108222797, producing the protein MFTEGLDKSALRWVKEGSLNNKKEVPMSMSSQRPRIDPVTTVRTGTRGFGLPPTSKFRSGHLPDRIPVSRTIPRQYDDSRSESENDMSTDSEEGVYGGRYSLDSSPQDDRASSNAAARRYFNPAERRVQYGSDSVYSEDVSSSRETLGRGRGVVVDRLMKGANRYPVGSNGYTEEESSDSACSSEFSSTQVPRSDKGLPGSKAYLSEGYASSVPSWINKQSASNKNQKLSDDDNPSAPPFSDAGGEIKQEPSPASSRPNGMPSAAVGSETKTTTATLQNNIRQEMPKTSVRTAASAENGVPSGSFPARIPTFHASALGPWHAVIAYDACVRLCLHAWAKGCMEAPMFLENECALLRNTFGLQQVLLQSEEELLLSKRTSELAGEGAIPKPKKMVGKMKVQVRKVKMSLDPPTGCSFSNVRAPKLKLEVIKDRFSNFQSTVSSGWQAVRSVHFAPRVAGNGSFSRQSLAYVQASTQYLKQVSGLLKTGVATLRSSPSSYEVQETYSSLLRLKSSAEEDAIRMQPGSGETHVFFPDSLGDDLIVEIQDSTGKYYGRVVAQVAAISEDPGDKLRWWSIFREPEHELVGKLQLFINYSTTLDENSHLKCGSVAETVAYDLVLEVAMKDQHFQQRNLLVHGPWKWLLIEFASYFGVSDAYTKLRYLSYVMDVATPTADCLTLVHDLLMPVVLKGNCKSTLSHQENRILGEIEDQLEQVFALAFENYKSLDESAPSGMMDVFRPATGSAAPALEPAVKLYTLLHDILSPEAQNKLYSYFQAAAKKRSRRHLTDTDEYVSGNNEGMLADVVSITTAYQKMKSLCMNIRNEIFTDIEIHNQHILPSFIDLPNLSTAIYSAELCNRLRSFLIACPPSGPSPHVTELVIATADFQRDLSSWNINPVKGGVDAKELFHLYIMLWIQDKRLALLETCKLDKVKWSGVRTQYSTTPFVDEMYDRLQEILNDYGVIISRWPEYTFALENAIADIEKAVVEALDKQYADVVSPLKENMAPKKFGLKYVQKLAKRSVGLYVVPEELGILLNSMKRMLDVLRPKVEHQLKSWGSCIPDGGNTAPGERLSEVTVMLRSKFRTYLQAVVEKLAENTRLQSGTKLKKILQDSKECVGEADVRSRMQQLIEQLSNTINHLHSIFETHVFVAICRGYWDRMGQDVLSFLENRKENRSWYKGSRTAVSILDDTFASQLQQLLGNALQEKDIEPPRSIIEVRSMLCKDTASQKGNTYYY; encoded by the exons ATTTACCGGATAGGATTCCAGTTTCAAGAACTATTCCGCGCCAGTATGATGACAGTAGATCAGAATCGGAAAATGATATGAGTACAGATTCAGAGGAGGGGGTTTATGGAGGGAGGTATTCTTTGGATTCGTCACCGCAGGATGATAGAGCATCTAGCAATGCAGCAGCTAGAAGGTATTTTAATCCTGCGGAAAGGAGGGTTCAGTATGGTAGTGATAGTGTGTATTCAGAGGATGTTAGTTCGTCAAGAGAAACGTTAGGAAGAGGGCGTGGGGTGGTGGTAGACAGGCTGATGAAGGGTGCAAATAGGTACCCTGTTGGAAGCAATGGCTACACCGAGGAAGAATCGTCAGATTCTGCGTGCAGCTCGGAATTCTCATCAACTCAAGTGCCAAGGAGTGATAAAGGGTTACCCGGTAGCAAGGCATATCTTTCCGAGGGATATGCTTCTAGTGTGCCTTCATGGATAAACAAGCAATCTGCCTCCAACAAG AATCAGAAGCTTTCTGATGATGATAATCCAAGCGCACCTCCATTTTCTGATGCTGGTGGGGAGATCAAGCAAGAACCGAGCCCTGCCTCCAGCAGACCAAATGGCATGCCTTCTGCAGCAGTTGGTTCAGAAACAAAAACTACAACGGCTACTTTACAGAATAATATCCGCCAGGAGATGCCTAAAACGTCTGTGAG GACTGCAGCAAGTGCAGAAAATGGTGTGCCTTCAGGTTCATTTCCAGCTCGGATTCCCACATTTCATGCAAG TGCGCTAGGTCCGTGGCATGCTGTAATAGCATATGATGCATGTGTTCGACTATGCCTTCATGCTTGGGCAAAGGGTTGCATGGAAGCACCAATGTTTCTTGAGAATGAATGTGCACTGTTGAGGAATACGTTTGG ATTGCAGCAAGTCCTGCTGCAGTCAGAGGAGGAATTGTTGCTGTCCAAGCGTACTTCAGAACTCGCTGGTGAAGGAGCTATTCCCAAGCCCAAGAAAATGGTTGGGAAGATGAAGGTGCAAG TTCGCAAGGTCAAAATGTCGCTGGACCCCCCTACAGGATGCAGTTTTTCAAATGTGAGAGCACCAAAGCTTAAGTTGGAAGTTATAAAGGACCGCTTCTCCAATTTTCAGTCAACGGTCTCTTCTGGATGGCAAGCAGTCCGGAGTGTTCATTTTGCACCCAGGGTGGCTGGAAATGGCTCTTTTTCACGCCAAAGTTTAGCATATGTGCAGGCCAGCACACAATATCTGAAACAAGTATCTGGACTCCTAAAAACTGGTGTAGCAACTTTGAGAAGTAGTCCATCTTCCTATGAAGTTCAAG AAACATACTCCAGTTTGCTACGACTGAAAAGTTCAGCTGAAGAGGACGCCATTAGGATGCAACCTGGATCTGGTGAAACACATGTATT TTTCCCGGATAGTCTAGGAGACGATTTGATTGTTGAAATCCAGGATTCCACTGGAAAATATTATGGTCGTGTTGTGGCTCAAGTTGCTGCCATCTCTGAAGATCCG GGTGACAAACTTCGGTGGTGGTCTATTTTTCGTGAGCCAGAACACGAACTTGTTGGAAAATTACAGCTTTTTATAAATTACTCAACAACTTTGGATGAGAATAGTCATCTTAAG TGTGGCTCTGTTGCTGAGACAGTAGCATATGATCTAGTACTGGAAGTTGCAATGAAAGATCAACATTTTCAGCAAAGGAATCTGTTAGTCCATGGTCCATGGAAGTGGCTGCTCATCGAATTTGCATCATATTTTGGAGTTTCTGATGCATACACTAAACTAAG ATACCTCTCTTATGTGATGGATGTTGCCACGCCAACTGCAGACTGCCTTACTCTTGTGCATGATTTATTAATGCCCGTAGTACTGAAGGGAAACTGTAAGAGCACCCTAAGTCATCAAGAG AACCGTATTCTGGGAGAAATTGAGGATCAGCTCGAACAAGTCTTTGCCCTTGCTTTTGAGAATTACAAGTCTCTAGATGAGTCAGCACCATCTGGGATGATGGATGTTTTCAGGCCTGCTACAGGGAGTGCAGCACCAGCGTTGGAGCCAGCTGTTAAATTGTACACGCTTCTACATGATATATTATCACCTGAAGCTCAAAACAAACTATACAGCTACTTTCAG GCTGCTGCAAAAAAGAGAAGTAGAAGGCATTTGACAGATACAGATGAATATGTCAGCGGGAACAATGAAGGCATGCTGGCTGATGTTGTTTCTATTACAACTGCATATCAGAAAATGAAATCTCTTTGTATGAACATCAGGAATGAGATTTTTACTGATATAGAGATCCACAATCAACATATACTTCCCAG TTTTATAGACCTGCCCAATCTTTCGACAGCGATATATAGCGCAGAGTTATGCAACAGACTGCGTTCATTTCTCATTGCATGTCCACCATCAGGCCCTTCACCTCATGTAACTGAGCTTGTGATTGCAACCGCAGATTTTCAAAGGGATCTGTCTAGCTGGAATATCAA TCCTGTTAAAGGTGGAGTTGATGCAAAAGAACTGTTCCATTTGTACATCATGCTCTGGATTCAAGATAAGCGGCTTGCTTTGCTCGAGACATGCAAATTAGACAAG GTTAAATGGTCTGGAGTCAGGACACAGTACTCAACAACTCCATTTGTAGATGAGATGTATGATCGTTTGCAAGAGattttaaatgattatggtgtcATTATTAGTCGCTGGCCAGAATATACTTTTGCTTTGGAGAAT gCTATTGCTGACATTGAGAAGGCAGTTGTTGAAGCCCTAGACAAACAGTACGCAGATGTTGTATCTCCATTGAAGGAGAACATGGCTCCCAAGAAATTTGGCCTCAAATATGTGCAGAAGCTAGCTAAACGATCTGTCGGTCTTTATGTGGTGCCTGAAGAG CTTGGCATTCTGTTAAACTCAATGAAGAGGATGCTTGATGTTCTCCGCCCAAAAGTTGAGCATCAACTGAAGTCATGGGGTTCATGCATACCTGATGGAGGAAACACAGCTCCTGGAGAGCGTTTAAGTGAAGTGACAGTGATGCTTCGATCCAAGTTTAGGACTTATTTGCAAGCTGTTGTAGAAAAGCTTGCTGAAAAT ACAAGGTTACAGAGCGGTACAAAACTGAAAAAGATTCTCCAAGATTCAAAGGAATGTGTAGGTGAAGCAGACGTAAGAAGCCGCATGCAACAACTAATAGAGCAGCTTTCAAATACTATAAATCATCttcatagtatttttgaaaCACATGTATTTGTTGCTATATGTCGGGGTTACTGGGACCGGATGGGGCAG GATGTCCTAAGTTTCCTAGAGAACAGGAAAGAGAATAGGTCTTGGTACAAGGGTTCTCGCACTGCAGTATCT ATCCTGGATGATACTTTTGCATCTCAGCTGCAGCAGCTGCTGGGAAATGCCCTTCAAGAGAAAGACATAGAACCTCCTAGATCAATCATCGAAGTGCGCTCGATGCTATGCAAAGACACTGCCAGTCAGAAGGGAAATACTTACTATTATTag